One window of the Chryseobacterium sp. CY350 genome contains the following:
- a CDS encoding SUKH-3 domain-containing protein: MNTIKFTKKVQKQFENAGFSESNDLLTEYKEVYRFDEFPNFLKTFLAKCGSIVVLDIKSYESDVTNKLTISPEYAFFEYEKYPDEDYDYYENVIGKKIFPFASFDPDGYRIACDSDGKIYMLGDYIFRISENFVQGIEILITYDWSYGFYQLDEGTGEWMKNKKWDD, translated from the coding sequence ATGAATACAATTAAATTTACAAAAAAAGTTCAAAAACAATTTGAAAATGCTGGATTTTCAGAATCAAATGATCTACTTACAGAATATAAAGAGGTTTATAGATTTGATGAGTTTCCTAATTTTTTGAAAACTTTCTTAGCAAAATGTGGATCTATTGTGGTTTTAGATATAAAATCTTATGAATCAGATGTAACAAATAAACTAACAATAAGTCCTGAATATGCTTTTTTTGAATATGAAAAATATCCCGATGAAGATTATGACTACTATGAAAATGTAATTGGTAAAAAAATATTTCCATTTGCTAGTTTTGATCCTGATGGGTATAGAATAGCTTGTGATTCTGATGGAAAAATATATATGCTGGGAGACTATATTTTTAGAATATCTGAGAACTTTGTACAGGGGATAGAAATTTTAATTACTTATGATTGGAGTTACGGCTTTTATCAATTAGATGAAGGCACAGGAGAATGGATGAAGAATAAAAAATGGGATGATTAA
- the rnr gene encoding ribonuclease R codes for MPKKNKYISQKNDSKLLEIGRLILRFMNQNQTKIYNYKQISDGIDYRNPRQRELVIQALHKLLSNQRIKETDKGKYSINLNIEGTLTGIIDFNQSGNAYVTVENLKDDVFVHAKNVKDALQGDKVLIVTYNFKGKKMEGSVLEVLERSRTEFVGTFQLVQHKEFGFVVCDKKTINTDIFIPKGKINGAENGDKVVVKMLEWKAGDKNPDGEIIKVLGAPGEHETEIHSILAEYGLPYNFPEEVEADADKIDRRVTDEEVAKRRDMRKICTFTIDPKDAKDFDDALSIQKLDNGNWEIGVHIADVSHYVVPGTMLDDEAYERATSVYLVDRVVPMLPEVLSNDVCSLRPNEDKFTFSAVFEMNDKAEVVNEWFGRTVIHSDRRFTYEEAQERIETQQGDLTEEILTLDRLAKVMRDQRIKNGAITFDRSEVRFNLNEKSEPIGVYFKVSKDSNHLIEEFMLLANKKVSEFVSLKKGRPNGNTFIYRVHDDPDPAKLEALRDFVSTFGYKMDLANTKKVAESLNNLLSEVKGKGEENMIETLAMRSMSKAVYSTEPIGHYGLGFDYYSHFTSPIRRYPDLLAHRLLQHYLDGGKSPDKNELEEKSKHCSARERLAADAERDSIKFMQVKFMEKHLGETFTGVISGVAEFGFWVQIPENGAEGLIKLRDLMDDSYTYDKSTHAVYGSRTGRKFQLGEEVQIKVVKANLIQKQLDFKIVD; via the coding sequence ATGCCAAAAAAAAATAAATACATAAGTCAGAAAAATGACTCAAAACTTCTGGAAATCGGAAGGCTGATTCTCCGTTTTATGAATCAGAATCAGACAAAAATATACAATTATAAGCAAATCTCGGATGGGATCGACTATAGAAATCCTCGACAACGAGAATTGGTGATTCAGGCTTTGCATAAGCTTTTATCTAATCAGAGAATCAAAGAAACAGACAAAGGAAAGTACAGTATCAATTTAAATATTGAAGGAACTTTAACAGGGATTATCGATTTCAACCAAAGCGGAAATGCTTATGTAACAGTTGAGAATTTAAAAGATGATGTTTTCGTTCATGCAAAAAATGTAAAAGATGCATTGCAGGGCGATAAAGTACTTATTGTTACTTACAATTTTAAAGGTAAGAAAATGGAAGGCTCTGTGCTTGAAGTTTTAGAAAGAAGCCGTACTGAGTTTGTCGGAACTTTCCAGCTCGTTCAGCACAAAGAATTTGGATTTGTAGTCTGCGATAAAAAGACGATTAACACGGATATTTTTATACCAAAAGGTAAAATTAACGGTGCCGAAAACGGTGACAAAGTCGTTGTAAAAATGCTTGAATGGAAGGCAGGTGACAAAAATCCTGATGGTGAAATTATAAAAGTTCTTGGAGCTCCTGGAGAACATGAAACGGAAATTCACTCTATTTTAGCAGAATATGGTTTGCCTTATAATTTTCCTGAAGAAGTGGAAGCAGACGCTGACAAAATCGACAGAAGAGTTACGGATGAAGAAGTGGCAAAACGTAGAGATATGCGAAAAATCTGTACATTCACCATTGACCCGAAAGATGCAAAAGATTTTGATGATGCTTTATCCATCCAAAAACTAGATAATGGAAACTGGGAAATCGGTGTACACATCGCAGACGTTTCTCATTATGTGGTTCCGGGAACGATGTTGGATGATGAAGCTTACGAAAGAGCAACTTCCGTTTATTTGGTCGACAGAGTTGTACCAATGTTGCCCGAAGTGTTAAGTAATGACGTTTGTTCGCTTCGTCCGAATGAAGATAAATTTACTTTCTCAGCGGTTTTTGAGATGAATGATAAAGCTGAAGTGGTGAACGAATGGTTCGGAAGAACAGTAATTCACTCAGATCGAAGATTCACTTATGAGGAAGCTCAGGAAAGAATTGAAACTCAGCAAGGCGATTTAACGGAAGAAATTCTAACGCTCGACAGACTTGCAAAAGTCATGCGTGACCAGAGAATTAAAAACGGTGCAATTACTTTTGACAGAAGCGAGGTTCGATTTAATTTAAATGAAAAAAGTGAACCGATCGGTGTCTACTTTAAAGTCAGCAAAGATTCAAATCATTTGATTGAAGAATTCATGCTTTTAGCAAATAAAAAAGTCTCTGAATTTGTTTCGCTTAAAAAAGGAAGACCAAACGGAAATACATTTATTTACAGAGTTCACGACGATCCTGATCCAGCGAAATTGGAAGCTTTAAGAGATTTTGTTTCGACATTCGGATATAAAATGGATTTGGCAAACACCAAAAAAGTTGCCGAATCTTTGAATAATTTACTGTCGGAAGTAAAAGGCAAAGGTGAAGAAAATATGATCGAGACTTTAGCGATGCGAAGCATGAGTAAAGCGGTCTACTCTACCGAACCGATTGGTCACTACGGTCTTGGATTTGATTATTATTCGCATTTCACCTCTCCTATTCGTCGTTATCCCGATTTGTTGGCGCACAGATTACTTCAGCATTATCTGGATGGCGGAAAATCTCCTGACAAAAACGAATTGGAAGAAAAATCTAAACATTGCAGCGCAAGAGAGCGTTTGGCCGCCGATGCAGAAAGAGATTCTATCAAATTTATGCAGGTAAAATTCATGGAAAAACATTTGGGAGAAACTTTCACTGGAGTTATTTCAGGTGTTGCCGAATTTGGTTTCTGGGTACAAATTCCTGAAAACGGAGCTGAAGGTTTGATTAAATTACGCGATTTGATGGATGATTCTTACACGTATGATAAGTCGACACACGCTGTTTACGGATCAAGAACTGGCAGAAAATTTCAGTTGGGTGAAGAAGTTCAGATAAAAGTGGTAAAAGCTAATTTAATTCAAAAGCAATTGGATTTTAAGATTGTAGATTAA